The genomic stretch GTACCCGGCATCGAGATGATCGTCGTGCTCTCCGCCGACGGTCTGCGCATCGCCCGGCACGGCGGCGACCCCGACGCCGCCGACCGGGTCGCCGCGGCCTGCGCGGGCCTCCAGAGCCTCGCAGGCGCCGTCGCGCACGAGATCCCGGACAGCGACGGCAAGATGAAGCTGGTCATCATCGAGATCAACCGCGGCTACTTCTATCTGATGGCCGCGGGGCCCAACGCCTATCTCGCGGTCCTCTCCGACACGTTCGCCGAGCCCGGACTCATGAGCAACCGGATGCGTGACCTGGTCGACCGGATCGGACCGCACCTGACCAGCCCGCCCCGGCGCAACGGGCAGACCGTATGACTCCTCCGCAACGCCAGAGGCGGACCCCCAGGCCACAGCCGCAGCCCGCCCCGCCGCCGCCCGAGGAGGGGGTGCGCAGGAACCCCGAACGGATGTTCGTGGTCGGCGGTGACGGCGAGGCACGCGCCGATCTCGACCTCGTCACCTTAATCGTGGCGCGCGCCGAGCCACCGCCCTCCAGTACGCCCGAGCAGTCGGCGCTGCTCCGGCTCTGCACGGCCCCGCTGTCGGTGGCCGAGCTGTCCGCATATCTCAGCCTCCCGTTCAGCGTGGTGACCGTCGTGCTCACCGACATGCTGGCGGACGAACTGGTAGAGGCGCACAAGCCGCTCGTGCGGCAGTCGGTCGCCGACCGTTCCCTCCTCGAAGCGGTGATGCATGGACTTCAAAAACTCTGACACCATCCCGGGCCCACGCAGCGAGGACCGGCTGCCGCAGACCGCCCAGGCCGCGGTGAAGATCGTGATCGTGGGCGGGTTCGGCGTCGGGAAGACGACCATGGTCGGCTCGGTCAGCGAGATCCGCCCGCTGACCACCGAGGAGACCATGACGCAGGCGGGCATCGGCGTCGACGACAACTTCGGTTCCGACACCAAGACCGCCACCACCGTCGCCATGGACTTCGGCCGGATCAGCATCACCGAGAAGCTCGTCCTCTACCTCTTCGGCACGCCCGGCCAGGAGCGCTTCTGGTTCCTGTGGAACGGCCTCTTCGAGGGCGCGCTGGGCGCGGTGGTGCTGATCGACACCCGCCGCCTGGAGGTCAGCTTCGATGTCATAGGGCGCCTGGAGGAGCGCGGTGTGCCCTTCGTGGTCGCCGTCAACTCCTTCCCGGACGCGCCCCGTTACGCCATCGACGAACTGCGGCAGGCACTCGACCTGGCGCCGGAGATCCCCATCGTCGAGTGTGACGCCCGGCGCCGCGCCTCCAGCCGGGACACCCTCATGACCCTGATGCGCTTCCTGCACTCGCTCGCCATGACGGGCGCGCTCACCTGACCGACGTATCCGACCCGAACTCCCCGACACCGGATCCACTTCGGAGCGACCACGTGACGCCTGAATCCCACTCCCTGACCGGCACGGACGACCCCCGTTCCGGGCCGCCCCCCGGCTGCCCCGCCCATGGCCTCGGGCCGGGGGAACTGCGCCGGCTCTACGGCCCCGACGCGGAGGACCTGGACGACCTGTACGAGGAACTGCGCGACGAGCACGGGCCGGTGGCGCCCGTGCTGCTCCACGACGACGTGCCGATGTGGGTGGTCCTCGGGCATGCGGAGAACCTGCACATGCTCCGCACGCCCTCGACGTACTGCCGCGACAGCCGCATCTGGTCCCCGCTGCTGGAAGGCATGGTCAAGCCCGACCATCCGCTGATGCCGCACATCGCCTGGGAGCCGATCTGCTCCTATGCCGAGGGCGACGAGCACCTCCGGCTGCGCGGCGCGGTCACCGGTGCCATGTCCACCATCGACTACCGCGGCATCCGGCGCTACATCAACCGCTCGACCCAGCGCCTGGTGAACCAGTTCTGCGAGCAGGGCCGGGCCGATCTGGTCGGCCAGTTCGCCGAGCATCTGCCTATGGCGGTGATGTGCGAGATCCTCGGCATGCCCGAGGAGTACAACGACCGGATGGTGCAGGCCACCCGGGACATGCTGCGCGGCACCGAGACCGCCATCGCCAGCCACGCCTACGTCATGGGCACGCTCCAGCGGCTCACCGAGCGCCGCCGGGTCGAGCCCGCCGCGGATTTCGCGAGCCAGCTGATGAGCCACCCGGCCCGGCTCACCGACGACGAGGTCACCAAGCACCTCTGGGTCGTGCTGATGGCGGCCTACGAGGCCACCGCCAACCTCATCGCCAATGTCCTGCGCATGGTCCTCACCGACCCGCGGTTCCGCGCCCAGCTCAAGGGCGGTCAGATGACCGTGCCCGAGGCGGTCGAGCAGTCCCTGTGGAACGAGCCGCCGTTCAGCACCGTCTTTGCCTACTACGCCAAGCAGAACACGGAGTTGGGCGGCAAGCGGATCCGCAAGGGCGACGGTCTGCTGTTCGGTATCGCGCCGGGCAATGTGGACCCGCGGGTGCGGC from Streptomyces davaonensis JCM 4913 encodes the following:
- a CDS encoding cytochrome P450 encodes the protein MTPESHSLTGTDDPRSGPPPGCPAHGLGPGELRRLYGPDAEDLDDLYEELRDEHGPVAPVLLHDDVPMWVVLGHAENLHMLRTPSTYCRDSRIWSPLLEGMVKPDHPLMPHIAWEPICSYAEGDEHLRLRGAVTGAMSTIDYRGIRRYINRSTQRLVNQFCEQGRADLVGQFAEHLPMAVMCEILGMPEEYNDRMVQATRDMLRGTETAIASHAYVMGTLQRLTERRRVEPAADFASQLMSHPARLTDDEVTKHLWVVLMAAYEATANLIANVLRMVLTDPRFRAQLKGGQMTVPEAVEQSLWNEPPFSTVFAYYAKQNTELGGKRIRKGDGLLFGIAPGNVDPRVRPDLAANMQGNRSHLAFGGGPHECPGQDIARGIADVGVDALLMRLPDVRLDCDEEDLTWRQSISSRHLVDLPVRFEPKAQQDVMLRPGLNQVPAQRPAWQVSSAPPPQPQPAPQPAPMPAAAPPVPTPQPQRGPSAWRRFVRWWRGY
- a CDS encoding DUF742 domain-containing protein translates to MTPPQRQRRTPRPQPQPAPPPPEEGVRRNPERMFVVGGDGEARADLDLVTLIVARAEPPPSSTPEQSALLRLCTAPLSVAELSAYLSLPFSVVTVVLTDMLADELVEAHKPLVRQSVADRSLLEAVMHGLQKL
- a CDS encoding roadblock/LC7 domain-containing protein; this encodes MIQQRANFDWMLKDLADGVPGIEMIVVLSADGLRIARHGGDPDAADRVAAACAGLQSLAGAVAHEIPDSDGKMKLVIIEINRGYFYLMAAGPNAYLAVLSDTFAEPGLMSNRMRDLVDRIGPHLTSPPRRNGQTV
- a CDS encoding GTP-binding protein produces the protein MDFKNSDTIPGPRSEDRLPQTAQAAVKIVIVGGFGVGKTTMVGSVSEIRPLTTEETMTQAGIGVDDNFGSDTKTATTVAMDFGRISITEKLVLYLFGTPGQERFWFLWNGLFEGALGAVVLIDTRRLEVSFDVIGRLEERGVPFVVAVNSFPDAPRYAIDELRQALDLAPEIPIVECDARRRASSRDTLMTLMRFLHSLAMTGALT